The DNA window ATAGTACTTCTCCATTAGATTAAATCTTTCTTTGAAAAGTTAAGTAATTTTATGCTATTTATTTAAAGTATTAAAATCTTCATTTTTTGAAAAAATAGGAAGAATAAACAATTCAGAAAAATACAAAGAAATTGATCATTAACCTTGTATAAATACTCAACAAAAGTCACCAGAGTGCACGCTTAATAGTTTCTAGTTTTTGCCAAGGCAAATTTCTAGAAACTGCGTGTCTTAATGATAGGTTTGACCTTTCAGGTGTCTTCGACTTTTTTAGGAGGTGAAATCATGGCAAATTATCATTTGAATATATCTTATGGTACAATTGGAAAAGGTGGACCACATATTGACTATATTTTAGGACAAAATAAATATGCTAATAAACAAAATGAAATTAAATATACTAATCACAATTTGCCTAATTGGTGCAAATCTCCTAAAGAATTTTGGGTAGCTGGTGATGATAAAGAAAGAATAAATGGTACAGTGTATAAAGAGATTAGAATATCTCTTCCTAATGAACTATCTCACGAGAAGAATATTGAGCTTTTAAATGAGTTTATAGATACTATTCTAGAGGGAAAATATCACTATTCTGTATCTATTCATAGTAAAGAAAGTTCATACAAAAAAGAGATTTTAAATACTCATGCTCATATAATGTTTTCTCCAAGAGAACTTGATGGAATTGAGCGAAATAAAGATATTTTTTTTAAAAGAGCTAATGCTAAATCTCCAGAACATGGAGGTTGTAAGAAAAATACAAGTTGGAATAATATAGAAAAGTTATTAGAGATAAGAAAACTTTGGGAAGATATACAAAATAAATATTTAGAAAATGAAAAAAGTAATGAGAGAGTTTCATGTGAAACTTTAGAGAAACAAAGAGAGATTGCTTTAGAAAAAGGAGATATTTTTTTAGCTAAATCTTTAGATAGAGACCCCGTTCAAATAGATGGTTATCTATTAAAAAAATCTAAAGATAAATTAAATAAAATGGATAAAGATAAAATAGAATATTTTAAAATAATTAGAGAAATAAAAGAATTAAAAGATGAAATTCTAAAATTAGAAAGATTAGAAGCTGAAAAATCTTTGAAAAAAGACACAATAAAAGAGATTGATTTAGAGTTAAATACTTTTAACGATAGTAAATACCAAGATATTTTAGACACTCATGAGAAGTTAGAAGGAATTAATATGCAGATCTTAAAAGTTGAACATGAGCTTTTAAGTAGTTTTAATATGGAGAAAAATAGATTAGATTCTTTAAATCTATTATTGAAAAATTTAAACAATGATAAACTTAATTTAGAAAAGTATTTGGATCAATTTGAAGAAACAATACAAGAGAATGAGTTTAAAGTTTATGCAGAAGAAAAATTAAAAAATAGTTTCAATACTATGTTTAATATATTTAATCAAAGTAACTATGAAATAAAAAAAGCTGAGAAGATCTTAAAAAATATTCCAAGACAGTTGGAAAACTTAGAAACTACAAGTTTAAATATTCTGACTAAAGGTGAGTACTCTAAGTTAAAGAGAGAATTAGATTCTAATGAATTAAACTTAATGATATATAAATCTGGTTATAAGTATAAAGATGGTAGCGAGAAGAAGTTAAATTTCTTTAAAAAAGAGATTGAGAGATTAAGCGAATCGAATAAAATTATTCTATCTCAAATTAAGAAGATAAAAAGCGATTATTCCACTCCTGAAATGAAAAATAAAAAGATTAGAATTGAAAAAAGTATAGAGTCAAAATTGCTAAAAGAAAAAGAGTTGCAAGAATCTATCCTGTTGGATAGACAAATAACAGCTCTTATCCTTCGTAAAAAGCTCGTTAAGGTGGATAATAACGTTTTCGAGCACTATTTATCTAAAGTCGAGTCAGAACGCTTTAAATCGCATTTAAAAGCCTCGAAGTCATCTGAGATTTATAATTATTTTAAAAATATGAAATTTGAAGATATAGAACGACTAGCTTTAAATAGTTTAAGTAAGGGAAGATACTTTAAAGCTATGAAAGAATATGAAGTTTTAGATAAGAAAAGAATTGAGTTACAAATAAAAAGAGATTCATACTCAACTCTATCTAAAAAGTTATTACATTTAGGGGCTTTGTCTAGAGTGAATAAAGAACTTAAAAATGTTAATGCGTCTCTTTTAAAATTAGAAAAAGAGTTTAAAGAGATTCAAAGATCAATTGGTGATAAAAAATTTCATGAAGAAATATCTAAAATTAATAATTTAAGAAATAATATTGCTGATAGGTACTCTAAACAGAGTGATATGTTCAAAGAGAAATCTAAGCTTAATGAAT is part of the Cetobacterium somerae genome and encodes:
- a CDS encoding MobA/MobL family protein, giving the protein MANYHLNISYGTIGKGGPHIDYILGQNKYANKQNEIKYTNHNLPNWCKSPKEFWVAGDDKERINGTVYKEIRISLPNELSHEKNIELLNEFIDTILEGKYHYSVSIHSKESSYKKEILNTHAHIMFSPRELDGIERNKDIFFKRANAKSPEHGGCKKNTSWNNIEKLLEIRKLWEDIQNKYLENEKSNERVSCETLEKQREIALEKGDIFLAKSLDRDPVQIDGYLLKKSKDKLNKMDKDKIEYFKIIREIKELKDEILKLERLEAEKSLKKDTIKEIDLELNTFNDSKYQDILDTHEKLEGINMQILKVEHELLSSFNMEKNRLDSLNLLLKNLNNDKLNLEKYLDQFEETIQENEFKVYAEEKLKNSFNTMFNIFNQSNYEIKKAEKILKNIPRQLENLETTSLNILTKGEYSKLKRELDSNELNLMIYKSGYKYKDGSEKKLNFFKKEIERLSESNKIILSQIKKIKSDYSTPEMKNKKIRIEKSIESKLLKEKELQESILLDRQITALILRKKLVKVDNNVFEHYLSKVESERFKSHLKASKSSEIYNYFKNMKFEDIERLALNSLSKGRYFKAMKEYEVLDKKRIELQIKRDSYSTLSKKLLHLGALSRVNKELKNVNASLLKLEKEFKEIQRSIGDKKFHEEISKINNLRNNIADRYSKQSDMFKEKSKLNEFFIKETNKLKRDLDSEKDISNRFTKASLKTNYINLRGKILGNYLVDFEIEKKKRKSFEMDF